A single genomic interval of Bradyrhizobium sp. AZCC 1693 harbors:
- a CDS encoding APC family permease codes for MAASETGSPAWPGSLSGGGSTVSALVAVAIVVADMVGVGVFTSLGFQVKDIPSGFSILLLWTVGGIVALCGVFSYGELGAMFPRSSGEYNFLGRAYHPAFGFVAGWVSATVGFAAPVALAAMAFGEYGKSVVSDAPPLALAIGVVWLVSLVQLTGVRHSSTFQLIATILKVLLIVAFLVSGFVIGSGQPVSFAPSASDFTHIVSAPFAISLVFVMYSFSGWNAATYIIGEVRLPERNVPRAMLIGTLIVLVLYVALNAVFLHTAPIDKLAGQLDVARISGGYIFGEFGGRIVGAMICFGLISSISAMMWIGPRVMMTMGEDIPVLRAFARRSTGGAPAHAILFQLSVASLMLFTRSFEAVLDFIQFALLFCSFFTVLGVVKLRITHPDLPRPYRAWGYPVTPVVFLLVTGFMMYYLLTERPLQSLLGLLIMFSGLLIYAVFRKRADQGPVAASPGRE; via the coding sequence ATGGCGGCATCAGAAACGGGAAGCCCGGCGTGGCCCGGCTCGCTCTCTGGCGGCGGCTCCACCGTTTCGGCCCTGGTGGCGGTGGCCATCGTTGTTGCCGACATGGTCGGCGTCGGCGTCTTCACCAGCCTCGGCTTTCAGGTCAAGGACATCCCCTCCGGCTTTTCTATCCTGTTGCTGTGGACCGTCGGCGGCATCGTCGCGTTGTGCGGGGTGTTTTCCTACGGTGAACTCGGCGCGATGTTTCCGCGCTCGAGCGGCGAGTACAACTTCCTCGGCCGGGCCTATCACCCGGCCTTCGGCTTTGTGGCGGGCTGGGTATCGGCAACCGTCGGCTTCGCCGCACCCGTCGCCCTGGCCGCCATGGCATTCGGCGAGTACGGCAAGTCGGTAGTATCAGATGCGCCGCCGCTGGCGCTTGCGATCGGCGTGGTCTGGCTGGTGTCGCTGGTGCAACTCACCGGTGTCCGGCACTCCTCGACCTTTCAACTGATCGCGACCATCCTGAAGGTACTGCTGATCGTGGCCTTCCTGGTCTCCGGCTTCGTGATCGGCTCCGGGCAGCCGGTGTCATTCGCGCCATCAGCTTCCGACTTCACCCATATCGTCAGCGCGCCGTTCGCGATCAGCCTTGTGTTCGTGATGTATTCGTTCTCGGGATGGAACGCGGCGACCTACATCATCGGCGAGGTGAGGCTGCCCGAACGCAACGTGCCGCGGGCGATGCTGATCGGAACGCTGATCGTGCTGGTGTTGTATGTGGCGCTCAACGCGGTGTTCCTGCACACCGCGCCGATCGACAAGCTCGCAGGCCAACTCGACGTCGCCCGCATTTCCGGCGGCTACATCTTCGGCGAGTTCGGCGGCCGCATCGTCGGCGCGATGATCTGCTTCGGGCTGATCTCCTCGATCAGTGCGATGATGTGGATCGGGCCGCGCGTCATGATGACGATGGGCGAGGACATTCCGGTGCTGCGGGCGTTCGCCCGCAGGTCGACCGGCGGCGCGCCGGCCCATGCCATCCTGTTTCAGCTCTCGGTCGCGAGCCTGATGCTGTTTACGCGCAGCTTCGAGGCAGTGCTGGATTTCATCCAGTTCGCGCTGCTGTTCTGCTCGTTCTTCACCGTGCTCGGCGTGGTCAAGCTGCGCATCACGCATCCCGACCTGCCGCGGCCCTACCGTGCATGGGGATACCCGGTTACCCCTGTGGTTTTCCTGCTCGTGACCGGGTTCATGATGTACTACCTTTTGACCGAGCGGCCGTTGCAGTCGCTGCTGGGTCTTTTGATCATGTTTTCAGGCCTCTTGATTTACGCCGTCTTCCGCAAGCGGGCAGATCAAGGCCCCGTGGCCGCATCTCCGGGTCGCGAATGA